In the genome of Neofelis nebulosa isolate mNeoNeb1 chromosome 8, mNeoNeb1.pri, whole genome shotgun sequence, one region contains:
- the CTDSP2 gene encoding carboxy-terminal domain RNA polymerase II polypeptide A small phosphatase 2, with protein MEHGSIITQARREDALVLTKQGLVSKSSPKKPRGRNIFKAFFCCFRAQHVGQSSSSTELSAYKEEANTIAKSDLLHCLQYQFYQIPGTCLLPEVTEEDQGRICVVIDLDETLVHSSFKPINNADFIVPVEIEGTTHQVYVLKRPYVDEFLRRMGELFECVLFTASLAKYADPVTDLLDRCGVFRARLFRESCVFHQGCYVKDLSRLGRDLRKTLILDNSPASYIFHPENAVPVQSWFDDMADTELLNLIPIFEELSGAEDVYTSLGQLRAP; from the exons GCCTGGTCTCCAAGTCATCTCCTAAGAAACCTCGTGGACGGAACATCTTCAAGGCCTTTTTCTGCTGTTTTCGCGCCCAGCATGTTGGCCAGTCCAGCTCCTCCACTGAGCTCTCCGCATACAAGGAGGAAGCCAACACCATTGCTAAG TCGGATCTGCTCCACTGTCTCCAGTACCAGTTTTATCAG ATCCCGGGGACCTGCCTCCTCCCAGAGGTGACAGAGGAAGATCAAGGAAGGATCTGCGTGGTCATCGACTTGGATGAAACCCTTGTGCATAGCTCCTTTAAG CCAATCAACAACGCCGATTTCATAGTGCCTGTCGAGATTGAGGGGACCACTCACCAG GTGTATGTGCTCAAGAGGCCTTACGTGGATGAGTTCCTGAGACGAATGGGGGAGCTCTTTGAATGTGTTCTCTTCACTGCCAGCCTGGCCAAG TATGCCGACCCAGTGACGGACCTGCTGGACAGGTGCGGGGTGTTCCGGGCCCGCCTGTTCCGGGAGTCCTGTGTGTTCCACCAAGGCTGCTATGTCAAGGACCTCAGCCGCCTGGGAAGGGATCTGAGGAAAACCCTCATTCTGGACAACTCTCCTGCTTCTTACATCTTCCACCCAGAAAACGCA GTGCCCGTGCAGTCTTGGTTTGATGACATGGCAGACACTGAGTTGCTGAACCTAATCCCAATCTTTGAGGAGTTGAGCGGAGCAGAGGATGTCTACACCAGCCTCGGGCAGCTGCGGGCCCCTTAG